From Pyxicephalus adspersus chromosome 7, UCB_Pads_2.0, whole genome shotgun sequence, a single genomic window includes:
- the CD28 gene encoding T-cell-specific surface glycoprotein CD28 — MVLWIILTIGLITLAQCIDNKPGKHRYILHDKDSINLTYYSDFNHTNKEFKVSLKRGINKSETVCVLSFNFTQKIFEDNNCQVTPGVNQVTFYLQGLTANNTDIYFFQKEVMYPPPYICDYDNGTIIHVKEPDCTTEKPMVTNDTPWSPIIALGCFALYSIIITTAFFYMLQKGKSTRIQQSEYINVVPRRPRPPLSCVTYAMAPVNCHSR; from the exons ATGGTTCTGTGGATCATTTTGACAATAGGTCTGATCACACTGGCTCAATGCATAG ATAATAAACCAGGGAAACACAGATACATCCTCCATGACAAAGACAGTATCAACTTAACATATTACAGTGACTTTAATCACACCAATAAGGAATTTAAGGTGTCTTTAAAAAGAGGAATTAACAAATCAGAGACTGTTTGTGTATTATCTTTCAATTTTACCCAGAAGATATTTGAAGATAACAACTGCCAAGTGACTCCAGGGGTAAACCAGGTGACTTTTTACCTGCAGGGTTTAACTGCAAACAATACAGACATTTACTTTTTCCAAAAAGAAGTCATGTATCCGCCACCTTACATTTGTGACTATGACAATGGCACTATTATTCATGTAAAAG aacctgATTGCACCACAGAAAAGCCTATGGTTACTAATGATACCCCTTGGAGTCCAATAATTGCACTTGGATGTTTCGCATTATATAGTATCATAATCACTACGGCTTTTTTCTATATGTTG caaaaaggaaaaagtacTAGAATTCAACAAAGTGAATATATTAATGTTGTACCGCGACGACCTCGACCTCCATTGTCTTGTGTAACATATGCTATGGCTCCTGTTAACTGTCATTCTCGTTGA